A stretch of the Cervus canadensis isolate Bull #8, Minnesota chromosome 16, ASM1932006v1, whole genome shotgun sequence genome encodes the following:
- the IRX1 gene encoding iroquois-class homeodomain protein IRX-1 isoform X2 — translation MSFPQLGYPQYLSAAGPGAYGGERPGVLAAAAAAAAAAASSGRPGAAELGAGAGAAAVTSVLGMYAAAGPYAGAPNYSAFLPYAADLSLFTQMGSQYELKDNPGVHPATFAAHTAPAYYPYGQFQYGDPGRPKNATRESTSTLKAWLNEHRKNPYPTKGEKIMLAIITKMTLTQVSTWFANARRRLKKENKVTWGARSKDQEDGALFGSDTEGDPEKAEDDEEIDLESIDIDEHDGDQSNEDEEDKAEAPRAPDAPAALARDPGSPLASADSLKPPDSPLGLAKELPEPGSTRLLSPGAAAAGGLQGAPNSKPKIWSLAETATSPDGAPKASPPPPSGHPGGAHGPPAGAPLQHPAFLPSHGLYTCHIGKFSNWTNGAFLAQGSLLNVRSFLGVGAPHGPHLSAPPPPQPPVPVAAGVLHGDKASARSSPSLPERDLLPRPDSPAQQLKSPFQPVRDKSVDPVSGWILDF, via the exons ATGTCCTTTCCGCAGCTGGGCTACCCGCAGTACCTGAGCGCCGCGGGGCCCGGCGCCTACGGCGGCGAGCGCCCGGGGGTGCtggccgcggccgccgccgccgccgcggcagCCGCCTCGTCGGGCCGGCCGGGGGCGGCGGAGTTGGGCGCGGGAGCGGGGGCGGCCGCGGTCACCTCGGTGCTGGGCATGTACGCGGCGGCCGGCCCCTACGCGGGCGCGCCCAACTACAGCGCCTTCCTACCCTACGCCGCCGACCTCAGCCTCTTCACGCAGATG GGTTCACAGTATGAGCTCAAGGACAACCCCGGGGTGCACCCCGCCACCTTCGCGGCCCACACGGCGCCCGCCTACTACCCCTACGGGCAGTTCCAGTATGGAGACCCCGGGCGGCCCAAGAACGCCACGCGGGAGAGCACCAGCACGCTCAAGGCCTGGCTCAACGAGCACCGCAAGAACCCCTACCCCACCAAGGGCGAGAAGATCATGCTGGCCATCATCACCAAGATGACCCTCACGCAGGTCTCCACCTGGTTCGCCAACGCGCGCCGGCGCCTCAAGAAGGAGAACAAGGTGACGTGGGGCGCGCGCAGCAAGGACCAGGAGGACGGCGCTCTCTTCGGAAGCGACACCGAGGGGGACCCGGAGAAGGCCGAGGATGACGAAGAGATCGACCTGGAGAGCATCGACATCGACGAGCACGACGGCGACCAGAGCAACGAGGACGAGGAGGACAAAGCCGAGGCGCCGCGGGCGCCCGACGCGCCCGCGGCCCTCGCCCGGGACCCGGGCTCGCCGCTGGCTTCTGCTGACTCACTCAAGCCCCCAGACTCGCCCCTGGGCCTGGCCAAGGAGCTCCCGGAGCCCGGCAGCACGCGCCTGCTGAGCCCCGGCGCTGCGGCAGCCGGCGGCCTGCAGGGCGCGCCGAACAGCAAGCCCAAGATCTGGTCGCTGGCCGAGACGGCCACCAGCCCCGACGGTGCGCCCAAGGcctcgccgccgccgccttcCGGCCACCCGGGCGGCGCGCACGGGCCCCCGGCGGGCGCGCCGCTGCAGCACCCCGCCTTCCTGCCCAGCCACGGACTCTACACTTGCCACATCGGCAAGTTCTCCAACTGGACCAACGGCGCGTTCCTCGCTCAGGGCTCGCTGCTCAACGTGCGCTCCTTCCTGGGCGTGGGCGCGCCGCACGGCCCGCACCTGTCCGCGCCGCCCCCTCCGCAGCCACCCGTCCCCGTGGCCGCGGGGGTGCTCCACGGCGACAAGGCCTCCGCCCGCAGCAGTCCCTCGCTCCCAG AGAGAGACCTCCTCCCCAGACCGGACTCACCCGCGCAGCAGCTGAAGTCGCCCTTCCAGCCGGTGCGCGACAA GAGCGTTGACCCTGTTTCCGGCTGGATCCTGGACTTCTGA
- the IRX1 gene encoding iroquois-class homeodomain protein IRX-1 isoform X1, whose translation MSFPQLGYPQYLSAAGPGAYGGERPGVLAAAAAAAAAAASSGRPGAAELGAGAGAAAVTSVLGMYAAAGPYAGAPNYSAFLPYAADLSLFTQMGSQYELKDNPGVHPATFAAHTAPAYYPYGQFQYGDPGRPKNATRESTSTLKAWLNEHRKNPYPTKGEKIMLAIITKMTLTQVSTWFANARRRLKKENKVTWGARSKDQEDGALFGSDTEGDPEKAEDDEEIDLESIDIDEHDGDQSNEDEEDKAEAPRAPDAPAALARDPGSPLASADSLKPPDSPLGLAKELPEPGSTRLLSPGAAAAGGLQGAPNSKPKIWSLAETATSPDGAPKASPPPPSGHPGGAHGPPAGAPLQHPAFLPSHGLYTCHIGKFSNWTNGAFLAQGSLLNVRSFLGVGAPHGPHLSAPPPPQPPVPVAAGVLHGDKASARSSPSLPERDLLPRPDSPAQQLKSPFQPVRDNSLATQEGTPRILAALPSA comes from the exons ATGTCCTTTCCGCAGCTGGGCTACCCGCAGTACCTGAGCGCCGCGGGGCCCGGCGCCTACGGCGGCGAGCGCCCGGGGGTGCtggccgcggccgccgccgccgccgcggcagCCGCCTCGTCGGGCCGGCCGGGGGCGGCGGAGTTGGGCGCGGGAGCGGGGGCGGCCGCGGTCACCTCGGTGCTGGGCATGTACGCGGCGGCCGGCCCCTACGCGGGCGCGCCCAACTACAGCGCCTTCCTACCCTACGCCGCCGACCTCAGCCTCTTCACGCAGATG GGTTCACAGTATGAGCTCAAGGACAACCCCGGGGTGCACCCCGCCACCTTCGCGGCCCACACGGCGCCCGCCTACTACCCCTACGGGCAGTTCCAGTATGGAGACCCCGGGCGGCCCAAGAACGCCACGCGGGAGAGCACCAGCACGCTCAAGGCCTGGCTCAACGAGCACCGCAAGAACCCCTACCCCACCAAGGGCGAGAAGATCATGCTGGCCATCATCACCAAGATGACCCTCACGCAGGTCTCCACCTGGTTCGCCAACGCGCGCCGGCGCCTCAAGAAGGAGAACAAGGTGACGTGGGGCGCGCGCAGCAAGGACCAGGAGGACGGCGCTCTCTTCGGAAGCGACACCGAGGGGGACCCGGAGAAGGCCGAGGATGACGAAGAGATCGACCTGGAGAGCATCGACATCGACGAGCACGACGGCGACCAGAGCAACGAGGACGAGGAGGACAAAGCCGAGGCGCCGCGGGCGCCCGACGCGCCCGCGGCCCTCGCCCGGGACCCGGGCTCGCCGCTGGCTTCTGCTGACTCACTCAAGCCCCCAGACTCGCCCCTGGGCCTGGCCAAGGAGCTCCCGGAGCCCGGCAGCACGCGCCTGCTGAGCCCCGGCGCTGCGGCAGCCGGCGGCCTGCAGGGCGCGCCGAACAGCAAGCCCAAGATCTGGTCGCTGGCCGAGACGGCCACCAGCCCCGACGGTGCGCCCAAGGcctcgccgccgccgccttcCGGCCACCCGGGCGGCGCGCACGGGCCCCCGGCGGGCGCGCCGCTGCAGCACCCCGCCTTCCTGCCCAGCCACGGACTCTACACTTGCCACATCGGCAAGTTCTCCAACTGGACCAACGGCGCGTTCCTCGCTCAGGGCTCGCTGCTCAACGTGCGCTCCTTCCTGGGCGTGGGCGCGCCGCACGGCCCGCACCTGTCCGCGCCGCCCCCTCCGCAGCCACCCGTCCCCGTGGCCGCGGGGGTGCTCCACGGCGACAAGGCCTCCGCCCGCAGCAGTCCCTCGCTCCCAG AGAGAGACCTCCTCCCCAGACCGGACTCACCCGCGCAGCAGCTGAAGTCGCCCTTCCAGCCGGTGCGCGACAA CTCGCTGGCCACGCAGGAAGGGACGCCGCGGATTCTAGCAGCGCTCCCGTCGGCCTGA